The Amblyomma americanum isolate KBUSLIRL-KWMA chromosome 5, ASM5285725v1, whole genome shotgun sequence genome window below encodes:
- the LOC144133689 gene encoding uncharacterized protein LOC144133689, with the protein MDLLKPPEPLQLSGNLSQNWKRFKQKLELFIKATTPKDEPRSGAAKAALLLSVAGDEALDVFNTVTFGEQEDKEDYDTLVRKFEAYCAEDVPGKHLVLADMLSRSTTPGGVDNAGATEDVEVHALQLLNGMVTVTTLQKLAKETARDCYLQTVVSNLSAGKPIQDVERLPDTSARSVVAALSAIFARYGIPIELCTDNGPQFSSQEFAAFAKEYDFAHVTSSPHYPQSNGLAEKGVQIVKRIMKKTQDARHDFWLGLLAYRSTPLIDGQSPGELLQGRRLRSNLPDFGGIKTIEVKKHRQTPKGQPLPQLGKGDVVRLRDTTWSQKGKVVGEAVPRSYHVVTESRRVLRRNRRHLLHSSEQYAETSDDNTDDDCADEADSNARNSPGSVTPQPSGTTSAAPQQPPGLCDQHLAHGATPSASITHPEQPTSVISLRRSTRTVKSPQRLRYDAAFNQLS; encoded by the exons ATGGACCTGCTGAAGCCCCCGGAACCTTTGCAGCTCTCCGGTAACCTGTCGCAGAATTGGAAGCGGTTTAAGCAAAAACTGGAACTCTTCATCAAGGCGACCACGCCAAAGGACGAACCAAGAAGCGGAGCAGCGAAAGCTGCACTCCTGTTGAGCGTTGCCGGAGACGAAGCACTTGACGTCTTCAACACGGTTACGTTTGGTGAGCAGGAAGACAAGGAAGATTACGACACCCTGGTCCGCAAGTTTGAAGCATACTGTGCCGAG GACGTTCCAGGGAAGCACCTGGTCTTGGCAGACATGCTCTCACGATCGACTACACCCGGAGGTGTCGACAATGCTGGTGCCACAGAAGACGTCGAagttcacgcactacagctcctgaACGGCATGGTCACGGTAACAACGCTGCAAAAACTGGCAAAGGAAACTGCTCGTGACTGCTACTTGCAGACTGTCGTCAGCAACTTATCAGCAGGAAAACCAATTCAAG ATGTCGAGAGGCTTCCAGACACAAGTGCAAGAAGTGTTGTTGCGGCTCTCAGTGCTATTTTTGCTCGATACGGCATTCCTATCGAACTGTGCACTGATAATGGACCACAGTTTTCAAGCCAAGAGTTCGCAGCCTTCGCTAAAGAGTATGATTTTGCGCACGTCACGTCTAGCCCACACTACCCGCAGTCTAACGGCCTTGCCGAAAAAGGTGTGCAAATTGTCAAGCGGATAATGAAGAAAACTCAAGACGCACGACACGACTTCTGGCTAGGCCTTCTGGCCTACCGATCAACGCCACTGATTGATGGTCAATcccctggcgagcttcttcaaggCAGGCGCCTTCGATCTAATCTCCCCGATTTTGGCGGTATCAAGACTATCGAAGTCAAGAAGCACCGCCAGACGCCCAAAGGACAGCCGTTGCCTCAACTAGGTAAAGGTGACGTCGTCAGGCTGCGAGACACAACTTGGTCACAGAAAGGAAAGGTGGTTGGGGAAGCTGTCCCGAGGTCCTACCACGTTGTAACTGAAAGTCGTCGTGTTCTTCGGCGCAACAGGCGACACCTTCTTCATTCCAGCGAGCAGTATGCTGAAACAAGTGACGATAACACCGACGACGACTGCGCAGACGAAGCTGACTCAAATGCAAGGAACAGTCCAGGGAGTGTGACACCGCAGCCTTCTGGCACTACAAGTGCAGCACCCCAGCAGCCTCCGGGGCTCTGTGACCAACATCTAGCCCACGGTGCAACGCCTTCGGCTTCGATTACCCATCCAGAGCAACCCACAAGTGTCATCAGTCTGAGGAGGTCGACTCGTACCGTGAAGTCTCCCCAACGTCTTCGTTATGACGCTGCTTTCAATCAGTTATCATGA